The genomic region AATCCTGAAGGTGATTTAACACGTGCACAGGCGGTGAAGGTATTAAATCAATTGTTTGAACAACAACTACAAACAGATGTACATGCACCATTATTTACAGATGTTCAACCAGCGCATTGGGCGTTTGAGGAGATTCAAGCAGCCGCGCAGTAATACACGAAGTTCAGTAGAGTTAGATGTAAAAAAAGGAGGGGCTGTCCAAAAAGCCGCGCATAGCCGGCATTTTGGACAGTAGCGATGATGTTTCACAAAATGTTTATTTCTATAAACAGAGAACGCCCCTTTTAAAAATAAGATAAACATTGGCTTTGGTAGCGTTATCCTTCAGTAAAAGGGAAGCGATGAAAATATTGATTTCAATGCGGTGGCAAAACAAAATGAACTTTTTGGACAACTCCGTCCCTTGTGATTCTTGCAGAGCAACGCTTTTTAGTATTGAAGGTGAAGTGAGTTCGAAAAGCTGATATTTGTTTATTCATTTTAAATGCAACATGAAAGCCGCTTGATTTACTATTTATAACTTTTTAAAAACAGCTATTTATCTTTTGAATTACTCATTATTTCTATAAGACACAAATATAAGCGTCCCAAAAGCAGGCAATCGCACTGCTTTTGGGACGCTCCTATTTATTTACGCAAAGAGCCTAGCTCAGCGACAATCGCATTCATTTCACTAGGACTGAAAGTATCGCGCTTCATCACCATTTCGTACAAATAGCATAAATCTTCATAGTGCTTTTCATTGAAATGTTCAGATTTCATTGCATCGACATTTACCATGCGTAGTTTTTCTTTAATTTGTTCAACCATATAAATAACATTCTCTTTAGATGGGATTGTTAAGTCCATTGTTAGCCTACCTTTCAAAATAAATGGATTAATCCGACCTATTATAACATATTTTTATGAATAACGGCGAATGTAGGGATGCTTTCAAAAATAGAGAAATTTAGTTACAATAACAGTAAGTAACGTTTTACTTTGAAAAGAATTGGGAATAATACACGAAAGAGCGGAGGAAAAGTAATGAAAAGTAAACTAGTACCAGCTATCATTTTCGGTGCATTGGCGGGAGCAGCACTTAGCATGTTAGATAAACAAACGCGCCAGCATACAATAGAAACATCTAAAAAGGTTAAGGAAACGGTTTCTTATTATTCGCAAAATCGTGATGAATTGCAGGAGTTAATTGAAACGAAAATGGAGCAGGCTCAGTCACTATATGCGGATGTAACAAACAATATCGCCTCTATTATGGAGCATGTAGATGATGCGAAAACATTACCAAATACAGTAAAGAGCTTGGTAACTGAAACGAAGGATGCTTTTTCAAAGAGTAATGCATAGTAAGGAGCAGAGGGAGGGAGAGCTTGATGAAAGAGTTTAAAAAGAATGCATCAGGCACTATTGCCTTCTGGAAATCCTTTATTGCGCCCACAGAGGCTAATATTGATGTCACAACACCAAAAGGTTTTTTTCAAGATATGTTTGCACGTGTGAAACGTGCTGATATATCAGGAATGGGTGCACAACTTGCCTACTTTTTCCTGTTATCATTTTTTCCTTTACTTATATTTTTAGTTACATTGCTACCGTATTTGAACCTACAGCGTCATCAAGTGTTTGAGTTTATGGCAGATATTATGCCCGAGGAAGTATATGTATTGACAGAAAATATAGTTGGTGAGATTTTAACGACGACGAATGGCGGGCTATTATCGCTCGGGATTATCGGTACAGTTTGGTCGGCCTCACGCGGCATTGATGCATTAATTAAAGGCTTGAATCGTGCTTATGATGTAGAAGGAAAATCAGGTGTAGTCAATCGCTTATGGGCGCTTCTTTTTACATTAGCTTTTATAGGCATTATATTAATCGCACTAGTCTTTCCTGTTTTCGGTAAGCAGATTGGTAGCTTTATATTTTCTTATATTGGGATAGAAAGCTCATTTGAATCCACTTGGACATTGCTTCGCTGGATTATGCCAAACATCATTATTTTCGCGGTATTAATATTAATGTATTGGGTTGTGCCAAATACTGACCCGCGTCTTTCATTAATTAGCATTATTCCAGGGGCAGCTTTTGCTACTTTAGGCTGGTTAGCTTTAACATATGGCTTTTCATTTTATGTTAGTAGCTTTAGCAACTTCGGTGCTACATATGGTAGTATCGCAGGGGTGATTGTGCTCATGCTATGGCTCTATTTAACGGGGATGATTTTAATTTTAGGCGGCTTATTAAATGCAGCTTTGCAAAACCTCTTTTTAGCCAAGAAAGCGAAGGAGAATAAGGGAACATTTCTTGTTTGATAAATTTTAACCTTTCAATAAACATAGAAGGAGTTGTCTGTAAGCGGCGCGCTAGCCTGCTTGCAGACAACTCCTCTTCTATATATTTTTTAACATGCGCAAGCCATTTAAAATAACTAAAATGGTGCTTCCTTCATGGCCAAGAACGCCAAGAGGTAAATCAATTACTTGGAAAAAGTTTGATGCAATTAATAAAACGATAACACTTAATGAAAAGATAATGTTTTGCTTTACAATACGTTGCATTTTACGTGATAGCTTAACAGCGTAGGCAATTTTCGATAAATCATTTTTCATTAGTACAACATCGGCTGTTTCAAGGGCAACGTCTGTACCGCCTCCCATTGCAATACCTACTGTAGCAGTAGCAAGCGCTGGAGCATCGTTGATACCGTC from Metasolibacillus fluoroglycofenilyticus harbors:
- a CDS encoding DUF1128 domain-containing protein, with the protein product MDLTIPSKENVIYMVEQIKEKLRMVNVDAMKSEHFNEKHYEDLCYLYEMVMKRDTFSPSEMNAIVAELGSLRK
- a CDS encoding YihY/virulence factor BrkB family protein — its product is MKEFKKNASGTIAFWKSFIAPTEANIDVTTPKGFFQDMFARVKRADISGMGAQLAYFFLLSFFPLLIFLVTLLPYLNLQRHQVFEFMADIMPEEVYVLTENIVGEILTTTNGGLLSLGIIGTVWSASRGIDALIKGLNRAYDVEGKSGVVNRLWALLFTLAFIGIILIALVFPVFGKQIGSFIFSYIGIESSFESTWTLLRWIMPNIIIFAVLILMYWVVPNTDPRLSLISIIPGAAFATLGWLALTYGFSFYVSSFSNFGATYGSIAGVIVLMLWLYLTGMILILGGLLNAALQNLFLAKKAKENKGTFLV